The DNA region GCGGTCGTAGTCGGACGTGGACTTGTCGATCGCGACCTTGATCTCGCTGATGCGGCCCTGGATGCGGTCCGTGTCACCGGCGCCATCGACGACCGTCGTGTTGTCCTTGTCGATGACGATCCGCTTCGCCTGGCCGAGATCGCCGACCACGGTGTTCTCGAGCTTGAAGCCGAGCTCCTCGGAGATCACCTGGCCGCCGGTGAGGATCGCGATGTCCTGCAGCATCTGCTTGCGGCGATCGCCGAAGCCCGGAGCCTTGACGGACGCGACCTTGAGCGTGCCGCGCAGCTTGTTGACGACGAGCGTGGCGAGCGCCTCGCCCTCCACGTCCTCCGCCACGATCAGGAGAGGCTTGCCCATCTGGGCAACCTTCTCGAGGACCGGCAGCAGGTCCTTCATGGCCGAGATCTTCTTGTCGTGGATCAGGATGATCGGCTCGTCGAGGACGACCTCCATCTTGTCCGGATCCGTGACGAAGTACGGCGAGAGGTAGCCGCGGTCGAACTGCATCCCGTCCACGGTCTCCAGCTCGGTCTCGAGGCCGCGGGCCTCCTCGACCGTTATGACGCCGTCCTTCCCGACCTTCTCCATCGCGTCGGCGATCAGTTCGCCGATCTCCTGGTCGCTGTTCGCCGAAATGGCGGCGACCTGGGCGATTTCCGTCTTCCCGGAGGTCTCGACGGAGATCGAATGCAGGTTCGCGACGATCGCCTCGACAGACTTGTCGATGCCGCGCTTGAGCGCCATCGGGTTCGCACCCGCCGTCACGCTCTTGAGCCCCTCGGTGAAGATCGACTGCGCGAGCACCGTCGCCGTCGTCGTGCCGTCGCCCGCCGCGTCGGACGTCTTCGTCGCGACTTCCTTCACCATCTTCGCGCCGAGATCCTCGACCGGGTCATCCAGTTCGACTTCCTTCGCGACCGTCACGCCGTCCTTCGTGATCGTCGGGCTGCCGAACTTCTTCTCAAGGACCACGTTCCTCCCCTTGGGGCCGAGCGTGACCTTGACCGCGCGCGCGAGCTTGTCCACGCCCGCCTTCAGGCGCTGCCGTGCCGCGGTATCGAATTCAAGATCCTTCGCCATTTCGTCTCCTTCGCCCGGTTATTCGGGCGCACCAGTCAACGGGTT from Candidatus Palauibacter polyketidifaciens includes:
- the groL gene encoding chaperonin GroEL (60 kDa chaperone family; promotes refolding of misfolded polypeptides especially under stressful conditions; forms two stacked rings of heptamers to form a barrel-shaped 14mer; ends can be capped by GroES; misfolded proteins enter the barrel where they are refolded when GroES binds); protein product: MAKDLEFDTAARQRLKAGVDKLARAVKVTLGPKGRNVVLEKKFGSPTITKDGVTVAKEVELDDPVEDLGAKMVKEVATKTSDAAGDGTTTATVLAQSIFTEGLKSVTAGANPMALKRGIDKSVEAIVANLHSISVETSGKTEIAQVAAISANSDQEIGELIADAMEKVGKDGVITVEEARGLETELETVDGMQFDRGYLSPYFVTDPDKMEVVLDEPIILIHDKKISAMKDLLPVLEKVAQMGKPLLIVAEDVEGEALATLVVNKLRGTLKVASVKAPGFGDRRKQMLQDIAILTGGQVISEELGFKLENTVVGDLGQAKRIVIDKDNTTVVDGAGDTDRIQGRISEIKVAIDKSTSDYDR